In Streptomyces sp. NBC_01381, a genomic segment contains:
- the lanKC gene encoding class III lanthionine synthetase LanKC — protein MDKRYEVYCLADRLFYETPDRLSAGGTGAPEFGTAGRAVPEGWRSARTGDWLTLGPVDEDGHSRPAPAQGWKIHVSATLDNADRMAAVVWDYCVPRAVPFKFIAGRHLLHLRNSKYAGRDGSGKFATIYPADEDQLHTVLRELGKALEGCEGPYILTDLRWQEGPLYVRYGAFTRRMCVDGRGALVPAIEDDRGRLVPDSRDPAFRVPEWVTLPPFLEPQLAERNRTTVTDLPYRMEKALHFSNGGGVYVGTDTRDGRKVVLKEARPHAGLASDGADAVARLERERDALGKLAGLGVAPEVRDWFELGGHRFLVMDFLEGRTLNSFFADRHPLCVSEPDPDAIAAYTDWALRIHRAVEDAVTAVHGRGVVFNDLHLFNIMVAPDEQSVALLDFEAATAVDAGGRQVVAHPGFVAPPDRTGKDVDRYALACLRLALFLPVTTLLAIDRGKAAHLAQVIAAEFPDVPREFLDRAVAEIERVVPGEKVVPGEKGVSGDKGVSGPVIPSAAAAAPFVDPADWPRSRDSMVKAILASATPERDDRLFPGDIAQFAEGGGLGLAHGAAGVLLALAESGGERYEEGERWLLEHTEPAPPGTPLGLDDGLAGIAHVLDRLGHRNRALDLTGLILQENWQRLPSDLHGGLAGLGLALDALAESTGEHVLGQYALKAAELLGERLTAARPPEGKPRAGLLHGATGPALLFLRLYERNGDPALLDLAGRALRTDLARCVARPDGSLGVDEGWRTMPYLGDGSVGIGMVLDDYLAHRDDAGFEAARPGILAAARSRFCVQPGLFRGRAGLLLHVNRSTAPGITPDDVAAQIEELGWFAMAYEGQLAFPGEQMMRLSMDLHTGTAGCLLALAAALGDGGAHLPFLPPLPRPQSRSRLSAGS, from the coding sequence GTGGACAAGCGGTACGAGGTCTACTGTCTGGCCGACAGGCTCTTCTACGAGACTCCGGACCGCTTGTCCGCGGGCGGCACGGGCGCCCCCGAGTTCGGGACGGCCGGCCGTGCGGTCCCGGAAGGGTGGCGCTCGGCGCGCACCGGCGACTGGCTGACCCTGGGCCCGGTCGACGAGGACGGGCACTCGCGGCCCGCGCCCGCACAGGGCTGGAAGATCCATGTCTCCGCCACGCTGGACAACGCCGACCGGATGGCGGCGGTGGTGTGGGACTACTGCGTGCCCCGCGCCGTGCCCTTCAAGTTCATCGCGGGGCGCCATCTGCTGCATCTGCGCAACAGCAAGTACGCGGGACGGGACGGCAGCGGCAAGTTCGCCACGATCTACCCGGCCGACGAAGACCAACTGCACACGGTGTTACGTGAGTTGGGCAAGGCGCTCGAAGGGTGCGAAGGTCCCTACATCCTCACCGATCTGCGCTGGCAGGAAGGACCGCTGTACGTCAGGTACGGCGCGTTCACCCGCCGCATGTGCGTGGACGGGCGGGGCGCCCTGGTCCCCGCGATCGAGGACGACCGGGGCAGGCTCGTCCCCGACTCGCGCGACCCGGCCTTCCGGGTGCCCGAGTGGGTGACGCTGCCGCCCTTCCTCGAACCCCAGCTCGCCGAGCGCAACCGGACGACGGTCACCGACTTGCCGTACCGCATGGAGAAGGCCCTGCACTTCTCCAACGGCGGCGGTGTCTACGTGGGCACCGACACCCGCGACGGCCGCAAGGTCGTCCTGAAGGAGGCCCGCCCGCACGCGGGTCTCGCATCGGACGGGGCCGACGCCGTGGCCCGCCTCGAGCGCGAGCGGGACGCGCTGGGGAAGCTGGCGGGCCTCGGCGTCGCGCCCGAGGTGCGCGACTGGTTCGAACTCGGCGGCCACCGTTTCCTCGTCATGGACTTCCTGGAGGGCCGCACCCTCAACTCCTTCTTCGCCGACCGCCATCCGCTGTGCGTCAGTGAACCGGATCCCGACGCGATCGCCGCGTACACGGACTGGGCGCTGCGGATCCACCGGGCCGTCGAGGACGCCGTGACGGCGGTGCACGGGCGGGGGGTCGTCTTCAACGACCTGCACCTCTTCAACATCATGGTCGCGCCCGACGAACAGAGCGTCGCACTCCTCGACTTCGAGGCGGCGACCGCCGTGGACGCGGGCGGACGTCAGGTCGTCGCCCACCCCGGATTCGTCGCGCCCCCCGACCGCACCGGCAAGGACGTCGACCGGTACGCGCTTGCCTGTCTGCGGCTCGCGCTGTTCCTGCCGGTCACCACGCTGCTGGCCATCGACCGGGGCAAGGCGGCGCATCTCGCGCAGGTGATCGCGGCCGAATTCCCGGACGTGCCAAGGGAGTTCCTCGACCGGGCGGTGGCGGAGATCGAGCGGGTCGTGCCCGGTGAGAAGGTCGTGCCCGGTGAGAAGGGTGTCTCCGGTGACAAGGGTGTCTCCGGGCCCGTCATTCCTTCGGCAGCGGCGGCCGCACCGTTCGTCGACCCCGCCGACTGGCCGCGCAGCCGGGACTCGATGGTCAAGGCCATCCTCGCCTCGGCGACCCCGGAGCGCGACGACCGGCTCTTCCCCGGCGACATCGCGCAGTTCGCCGAAGGCGGCGGCCTCGGCCTCGCGCACGGCGCCGCCGGAGTGCTGCTCGCCCTCGCCGAAAGCGGCGGCGAACGCTACGAAGAGGGCGAGCGGTGGCTCCTGGAGCACACCGAACCCGCCCCGCCCGGCACGCCGTTGGGGCTCGACGACGGCCTCGCGGGCATCGCCCATGTCCTTGACCGGCTCGGTCACCGCAACCGCGCCCTCGACCTGACGGGGCTCATCCTCCAGGAGAACTGGCAGCGGCTCCCCTCCGACCTGCACGGCGGCCTCGCCGGGCTCGGCCTCGCCCTCGACGCCCTCGCCGAGAGCACCGGCGAGCACGTGCTCGGCCAGTACGCCCTGAAGGCGGCGGAGCTGCTCGGCGAGCGGCTCACCGCCGCGCGCCCGCCCGAGGGGAAGCCACGGGCCGGCCTGCTGCACGGGGCCACCGGTCCTGCACTGCTCTTCCTGCGGCTGTACGAGCGGAACGGCGATCCCGCGCTCCTCGACCTGGCGGGGCGTGCGCTGCGCACGGACCTCGCCCGGTGCGTGGCGCGGCCCGATGGCAGCCTCGGTGTCGACGAGGGCTGGCGCACGATGCCGTACCTCGGTGACGGCAGCGTCGGCATCGGGATGGTGCTCGACGACTACCTCGCCCACCGGGACGACGCCGGGTTCGAGGCGGCGCGGCCGGGCATCCTGGCCGCCGCACGCTCACGCTTCTGCGTGCAGCCCGGCCTGTTCCGGGGGCGGGCCGGACTGCTCCTTCACGTCAACCGCAGCACCGCGCCGGGCATCACGCCCGACGACGTCGCCGCGCAGATCGAGGAACTCGGCTGGTTCGCCATGGCGTACGAGGGCCAACTCGCCTTCCCCGGCGAGCAGATGATGCGCCTCTCCATGGACCTGCACACCGGGACGGCGGGCTGTCTCCTCGCCCTCGCCGCCGCGCTCGGCGACGGCGGAGCGCACCTCCCCTTCCTGCCGCCGCTGCCGCGGCCCCAGAGCCGGTCCCGCCTTTCAGCGGGGTCGTGA
- a CDS encoding ferredoxin, with protein sequence MGDRWHVEVDRSVCIGSGMCVLTAPGGFELDSARQSHPVAADTDANEKVLEAAEGCPVEAITITLTGSGEVVFPPED encoded by the coding sequence ATGGGGGACCGCTGGCACGTCGAGGTGGACCGGTCCGTGTGCATCGGCTCGGGGATGTGCGTGCTGACCGCTCCCGGCGGCTTTGAACTCGACTCCGCCCGGCAGTCGCACCCCGTCGCCGCCGACACCGACGCGAACGAGAAGGTCCTCGAAGCTGCGGAGGGCTGCCCGGTCGAGGCGATCACGATCACCCTGACGGGCAGCGGGGAGGTCGTGTTTCCCCCGGAGGACTAG
- a CDS encoding MBL fold metallo-hydrolase has protein sequence MTQVADPQVTEHGGGVWSIKVPIPDNPLGFTLVHLLDTDSGPVLIDTGWDDPTSWDALEAGLGACGTSVDAVHGVVITHHHPDHHGLSAKVREASGAWIAMHEADASVVRRTRSNAPGRWFDYMVQKLTAAGAPAEHVAPLIAARDAGRTPKLPGLAPALPDRDITPGELLELPGRRLRAIWTPGHTPGHVCLHLEEEHPARLPGHGRLFSGDHLLPGITPHIGLYEDPDDDTVTDPLGDYLDSLERVGRLGPAEVLPAHQHAFTDAPARVREILAHHEERLNDLLALLAEPLTPWQLAERMEWNRPWAEIRYGSRSIAVSEAEAHVRRLVKLGRAEAMGSDPVRYVAV, from the coding sequence ATGACGCAGGTGGCCGATCCGCAGGTGACCGAGCACGGCGGGGGCGTATGGAGCATCAAGGTCCCCATCCCCGACAACCCCCTCGGCTTCACCCTCGTCCATCTCCTGGACACCGACAGCGGTCCGGTCCTGATCGACACGGGCTGGGACGACCCGACGTCCTGGGACGCCCTGGAGGCGGGCCTCGGCGCCTGCGGCACGTCCGTCGACGCGGTGCACGGCGTCGTCATCACCCACCACCACCCCGACCACCACGGCCTGTCCGCCAAGGTCCGCGAGGCCTCGGGCGCCTGGATCGCGATGCACGAGGCGGACGCGTCGGTGGTGCGGCGCACCCGCTCCAACGCCCCGGGGCGCTGGTTCGACTACATGGTCCAGAAGCTGACGGCCGCGGGCGCCCCCGCCGAGCACGTCGCACCGCTGATCGCCGCCCGCGACGCGGGTCGCACGCCGAAGCTGCCGGGCCTGGCCCCCGCGCTGCCCGACCGGGACATCACACCGGGCGAGCTGCTCGAACTGCCGGGCCGCAGGCTCCGCGCGATCTGGACGCCGGGGCACACCCCCGGCCATGTCTGTCTGCACCTGGAGGAGGAGCACCCGGCCCGGCTGCCGGGCCACGGCCGCCTCTTCTCCGGCGACCATCTGCTCCCCGGGATCACCCCGCACATCGGCCTGTACGAGGACCCCGACGACGACACCGTGACCGATCCGCTCGGCGACTACCTCGACTCCCTTGAGCGGGTCGGCCGCCTGGGCCCCGCCGAGGTCCTGCCCGCCCACCAGCACGCGTTCACCGACGCACCGGCCCGCGTACGGGAGATCCTCGCCCACCACGAGGAACGCCTGAACGACCTTCTGGCCCTGCTCGCCGAACCCCTCACCCCCTGGCAGCTCGCCGAGCGCATGGAGTGGAACCGCCCCTGGGCCGAGATCCGCTACGGCTCACGGAGCATCGCCGTGTCGGAGGCCGAGGCCCATGTGCGGCGCCTGGTGAAACTGGGGCGCGCGGAGGCGATGGGGAGCGATCCGGTGCGGTACGTGGCGGTCTGA
- the sigJ gene encoding RNA polymerase sigma factor SigJ, with translation MSGTSEADDATRAFVDHRELLFSLVYNMLGTVADTEDVLQETWLAWAPRHAARDAEPIGSPRAYLVRIAVNKALARQSVISRRRETYIGPWLPEPLLTRAVEPVHEPDAAEAVERAESVSMALLVVLETLSPLERAVFVLHEVFGYAHTETAEIIGRTPAAVRQLAHRAREHVRAKRPAGNADARRRREVTERFAEAVAAGDAETLLRLLAPDVVLWADGGGKAPGAGPRPLRGADRVAELFVKRAALRPAGAELRYCHINGDPSVLLFNEGAPYAVLVLDLTPDGERVRGLYNVMNPDKLAHLA, from the coding sequence ATGTCCGGCACTTCCGAGGCGGACGACGCCACCCGAGCCTTCGTCGACCACCGCGAGCTGCTGTTCTCCCTCGTCTACAACATGCTCGGCACCGTCGCCGACACCGAGGACGTGCTGCAGGAGACCTGGCTCGCCTGGGCGCCCCGGCACGCGGCCCGCGACGCCGAGCCGATCGGGAGTCCCCGCGCCTATCTCGTACGCATCGCCGTGAACAAGGCCCTCGCCCGGCAGTCCGTCATCAGTCGCCGGCGCGAGACCTACATCGGTCCCTGGCTCCCCGAACCGCTGCTCACCCGGGCCGTCGAACCCGTCCATGAGCCGGACGCCGCCGAAGCGGTCGAGCGTGCCGAGTCGGTGTCGATGGCGCTCCTCGTGGTCCTGGAGACCCTCTCCCCGCTGGAGCGCGCGGTCTTCGTCCTGCACGAGGTCTTCGGGTACGCGCACACCGAGACCGCCGAGATCATCGGCCGGACCCCGGCCGCCGTGCGCCAGCTCGCCCACCGGGCCCGTGAGCATGTGCGGGCCAAACGGCCCGCCGGAAACGCGGACGCGCGCCGCCGCAGAGAGGTCACCGAGCGGTTCGCCGAGGCGGTGGCTGCGGGGGACGCCGAGACGCTGCTGCGGCTGCTCGCGCCGGATGTCGTCCTGTGGGCCGACGGTGGGGGCAAGGCGCCGGGGGCGGGGCCGCGCCCGCTGCGGGGCGCCGACAGGGTGGCCGAGCTGTTCGTCAAGCGTGCCGCGCTCAGGCCCGCGGGGGCGGAGCTCCGCTACTGCCACATCAACGGCGATCCCTCGGTGCTGCTGTTCAACGAAGGCGCCCCGTACGCCGTGCTCGTCCTCGACCTGACGCCGGACGGCGAGCGGGTGCGCGGGCTCTACAACGTCATGAACCCCGACAAGCTCGCCCACCTCGCCTGA
- a CDS encoding DoxX family protein has protein sequence MFIAYVAVTLLAAAANIYVAFVDYARSPQVIANMDRARVPRSWLFPLGHLKLAGGAGLLAGFAVPWIGVAAGAGLVLFFTGAVLFHLRARVYTLQYPLGFWGLAAAALVTGLAHRGI, from the coding sequence ATGTTCATCGCCTATGTGGCCGTCACCCTGCTGGCGGCCGCCGCCAACATCTACGTCGCCTTCGTCGACTACGCGCGCTCGCCCCAGGTCATCGCGAACATGGACCGGGCCCGCGTCCCGCGTTCCTGGCTGTTCCCGCTGGGCCATCTCAAACTGGCCGGTGGAGCAGGCCTGTTGGCGGGCTTCGCCGTGCCCTGGATCGGTGTGGCCGCCGGGGCCGGGCTCGTCCTCTTCTTCACCGGCGCCGTTCTCTTCCATCTGCGGGCGCGGGTGTACACGCTCCAGTACCCGCTCGGGTTCTGGGGACTTGCCGCGGCGGCGCTGGTCACCGGGCTCGCCCACCGGGGGATCTGA
- a CDS encoding aldehyde dehydrogenase: MTELVEHGQLFIGGELVDPLGKDVIEVISPHTGRVFATVPHAAPADVDRAVATARKAFDEGPWPRMTLDERIEVITKIKDAIAVRHEEIARVISSENGTPYTSSVMVQALAAMMVWDAALTVARNFTYEEARDGALGKILVRREPVGVVAAVVPWNVPQFTAAAKLAPALLAGCPVILKTSPEAPLDAYILAEIATEAGLPKGVLSIISADREVSEYLVGHPGVDKVSFTGSVGAGKRVMEVAARNLTRVTLELGGKSAAVILPDADAASAVAGIVPFAWMINGQACVAQTRILVPHSRYDEFAEAFAAAAGALKVGDPLDPATELGPLVAKRQQQRSLDYIRIGQEEGAKILTGGGRPAGLDEGWYVEPTLFGGVDNSMRIAREEIFGPVICLLPYGDESEAVKIANDSDYGLSGSVWTADVERGIDIARRVRTGTYSVNTFSLDMLGPFGGYKNSGVGREFGPEGYGEYFEHKMIHLPGGYEGTGA, translated from the coding sequence ATGACCGAGCTCGTGGAACACGGACAGCTGTTCATCGGCGGGGAGCTTGTGGACCCCCTCGGCAAGGACGTCATCGAGGTGATCTCGCCGCACACGGGCCGGGTCTTCGCAACGGTCCCGCATGCCGCGCCCGCCGATGTCGACCGGGCCGTCGCCACCGCGCGCAAGGCGTTCGACGAGGGCCCCTGGCCCCGGATGACCCTCGACGAGCGGATCGAGGTGATCACAAAGATCAAGGACGCGATCGCCGTACGGCACGAGGAGATCGCCCGCGTCATCAGCTCCGAGAACGGCACCCCGTACACCTCCAGCGTCATGGTGCAGGCCCTCGCCGCGATGATGGTCTGGGACGCGGCGCTCACGGTCGCGCGCAACTTCACGTACGAGGAAGCGCGCGACGGAGCCCTCGGCAAGATCCTCGTCCGGCGCGAGCCGGTGGGCGTCGTGGCGGCCGTGGTCCCGTGGAACGTCCCGCAGTTCACCGCCGCCGCCAAGCTCGCGCCCGCGCTGCTCGCCGGGTGCCCGGTCATCCTCAAGACCTCGCCGGAAGCGCCGCTCGACGCCTACATCCTCGCCGAGATCGCCACGGAGGCCGGGCTGCCCAAGGGCGTGCTCTCGATCATCTCGGCGGACCGCGAGGTCAGCGAGTACCTCGTCGGGCACCCCGGCGTCGACAAGGTGTCCTTCACCGGTTCCGTCGGCGCGGGCAAGCGCGTCATGGAGGTCGCCGCCCGCAATCTCACCCGCGTGACCCTGGAGCTGGGCGGCAAGTCGGCCGCGGTGATCCTGCCGGACGCGGACGCGGCGAGCGCCGTCGCGGGGATCGTGCCCTTCGCCTGGATGATCAACGGCCAGGCGTGCGTGGCCCAGACCCGCATCCTCGTGCCGCACTCCCGCTACGACGAGTTCGCCGAGGCCTTCGCCGCGGCGGCCGGCGCGCTCAAGGTCGGCGACCCGCTCGACCCGGCCACCGAACTCGGTCCGCTCGTCGCCAAACGCCAGCAGCAGCGCTCCCTCGACTACATCCGCATCGGCCAGGAGGAAGGCGCCAAGATCCTCACGGGCGGCGGCCGTCCGGCCGGACTCGACGAGGGCTGGTACGTCGAGCCGACGCTCTTCGGCGGCGTCGACAACTCCATGCGCATCGCCCGTGAGGAGATCTTCGGCCCGGTCATCTGCCTTCTTCCGTACGGCGACGAGAGCGAGGCCGTGAAGATCGCCAACGACTCGGACTACGGGCTCAGTGGCAGCGTCTGGACGGCGGACGTGGAGCGCGGCATCGACATCGCGCGCCGGGTGCGCACCGGGACGTACTCCGTGAACACCTTCAGCCTCGACATGCTCGGACCGTTCGGCGGCTACAAGAACTCCGGTGTGGGGCGGGAGTTCGGGCCCGAGGGGTACGGCGAGTACTTCGAGCACAAGATGATCCATCTGCCGGGCGGCTATGAGGGGACCGGTGCCTGA
- a CDS encoding SapB/AmfS family lanthipeptide: MALLDLQSMESDEMTGGGGGGGSQLSLLLCWSTASITLCL, from the coding sequence ATGGCACTCCTCGACCTGCAGAGCATGGAATCCGACGAGATGACGGGTGGCGGCGGAGGCGGCGGCAGCCAGCTCAGCCTGCTCCTGTGCTGGAGCACCGCCAGCATCACCCTTTGTCTGTGA
- a CDS encoding ATP-binding cassette domain-containing protein: MVLRLALWSVLETGQTFLTGYALARALDDGFLAGDEAVGLGWLGAGALGVVAAAYGTGRVYRAVADLVEPLRDTLVRQVVDRGLREADGAAVSRLTQQVEIARDTFAGLVMVSRSFVLTAVGALVGLFSLAPLLLLVVAPPLLAGIALFLVSLRPLARRQETFLVADEGIAGQLGAVCPGLRDVAAAGAERDVAADLDRGVAAEYAAARALARWGILRTAALATGGQLPLVLLLATAPWLLNRGVTPGALVGAIAYVTQALLPALHNLINCLGTSGSRLAVVLQRLAWAPPVREAEGAPGSLPASGSEPPPGSAPEPGSAPEPGSAPEPGSAPEPGSVSAPGSVSAPGSLPEPGSVPEPGSAPEPGYVPAPGSVLASSSASAADSASAPGSVPGPESVLASGSEFEPASGSAPEPRSVPALGPVPAPKSVPAPGSPPEPDPAPEPDPAPEPDPASAPDPKALNSATPEVIPALHLSRVTFAYGPRAEPVVRDLSLTVPRGGHLAVVGPSGIGKSTLAGLVAGLLTPGEGVVRVDGRAVLGQEAVARRVLIPQEAYVFSGSVRENLAYLRAGVVPDGELVAAARAVGADSLIERLGGLAAPVDPAALSAGERQLMALTRAHLSHAPLALLDEATCHLDPVAESRAERAFAARPGGTLVVIAHRISSARRADRILVMDGPRTLCGSHAELVERSALYRDLAGNWGPANRTNGTSDPALPPRDPDRVDPVAGPGLTGDGGHVVAHRPVGQMQAVRYLGDGSAPGGE; encoded by the coding sequence GTGGTGCTGCGGCTCGCCCTCTGGTCCGTACTGGAGACCGGGCAGACCTTCCTCACCGGGTACGCCCTCGCGCGCGCCCTGGACGACGGGTTCCTCGCGGGGGACGAGGCGGTCGGCCTCGGGTGGCTCGGCGCGGGCGCGCTGGGCGTGGTGGCCGCCGCGTACGGCACGGGGCGGGTGTACCGCGCGGTCGCCGACCTGGTGGAACCGCTGCGGGACACCCTGGTGCGGCAGGTCGTCGACCGGGGCCTGCGGGAGGCGGACGGCGCCGCCGTGTCCCGGCTCACCCAGCAGGTGGAGATCGCCAGGGACACGTTCGCGGGCCTGGTGATGGTGTCCCGCTCCTTCGTCCTCACGGCGGTGGGCGCGCTGGTCGGCTTGTTCTCGCTGGCCCCGCTGCTCCTCCTGGTGGTCGCGCCGCCGCTGCTGGCGGGCATCGCCCTGTTCCTCGTGTCCCTGCGGCCCCTTGCCCGCCGCCAGGAGACGTTCCTTGTCGCGGACGAGGGCATCGCAGGCCAACTGGGCGCGGTCTGCCCGGGGTTGCGGGACGTCGCCGCGGCGGGAGCGGAGCGGGACGTGGCCGCCGACCTGGACCGGGGCGTCGCCGCGGAGTACGCGGCGGCCCGCGCCCTCGCCCGCTGGGGCATCCTGCGCACGGCGGCCCTGGCGACCGGCGGCCAGCTCCCGCTGGTCCTGCTCCTCGCCACGGCCCCCTGGCTCCTGAACCGCGGAGTGACACCGGGCGCCTTGGTAGGAGCCATCGCCTACGTGACCCAGGCCCTGCTCCCCGCCCTGCACAATCTGATCAACTGCCTGGGCACCAGCGGCTCCCGCCTGGCGGTGGTCCTCCAGCGGCTTGCGTGGGCACCGCCGGTTCGGGAGGCCGAGGGCGCGCCGGGCTCCTTGCCTGCGTCGGGCTCCGAGCCCCCGCCGGGCTCCGCGCCCGAACCGGGCTCCGCGCCCGAACCGGGCTCCGCGCCCGAACCGGGCTCCGCGCCCGAACCGGGTTCCGTGTCTGCGCCGGGTTCCGTGTCTGCGCCGGGCTCCTTGCCTGAGCCGGGCTCCGTGCCTGAGCCGGGCTCCGCGCCTGAGCCGGGATACGTGCCCGCTCCGGGATCTGTGCTCGCGTCGAGCTCCGCGTCCGCGGCGGATTCCGCGTCCGCGCCGGGATCCGTGCCCGGGCCGGAATCCGTGTTGGCGTCCGGGTCGGAATTCGAGCCCGCGTCGGGCTCAGCGCCTGAGCCGCGCTCCGTGCCCGCGCTGGGACCCGTGCCCGCGCCGAAATCCGTGCCTGCGCCGGGCTCCCCGCCCGAGCCGGACCCCGCGCCCGAGCCGGACCCCGCGCCCGAGCCGGACCCCGCGTCAGCCCCAGACCCCAAAGCCCTCAATTCCGCCACCCCCGAGGTGATACCCGCCCTCCATCTGTCCCGCGTCACCTTCGCCTACGGCCCCCGCGCCGAGCCCGTCGTACGCGATCTGTCGCTCACCGTCCCCCGCGGCGGTCACCTGGCCGTCGTCGGGCCGAGTGGGATCGGGAAGTCGACGCTGGCGGGTCTGGTCGCCGGGCTGCTGACGCCGGGGGAAGGGGTCGTCCGGGTGGACGGGAGGGCGGTGCTGGGGCAAGAGGCCGTTGCGCGGCGGGTGTTGATTCCGCAGGAGGCGTACGTCTTCAGTGGATCGGTGCGGGAGAATCTGGCCTATCTGCGGGCGGGCGTCGTGCCGGATGGCGAACTGGTGGCGGCCGCGCGTGCCGTCGGGGCCGATTCGCTCATCGAACGGCTCGGCGGGCTCGCGGCGCCGGTCGACCCGGCCGCCCTTTCCGCGGGCGAGCGCCAGCTCATGGCGCTGACCCGCGCCCATCTCTCGCACGCACCGCTCGCCCTCCTCGACGAGGCCACCTGCCACCTCGACCCGGTGGCCGAGTCCCGCGCCGAACGCGCGTTCGCGGCCCGCCCCGGCGGCACCCTCGTCGTCATCGCCCACCGCATCAGCTCGGCCCGGCGCGCGGACCGGATCCTGGTGATGGACGGGCCGCGCACCCTGTGCGGCAGCCATGCGGAGCTCGTCGAACGGTCCGCGCTCTACCGCGATCTGGCCGGCAACTGGGGGCCCGCGAACAGGACCAACGGGACTTCAGACCCAGCCCTCCCCCCGCGAGATCCGGATCGCGTCGATCCTGTTGCGGGCCCCGGTCTTACGGGTGATGGCGGCCATGTAGTTGCGCACCGTCCCGTTGGACAGATGCAGGCGGTGCGCTATCTCGGCGACGGGAGCGCCCCCGGCGGCGAGTGA
- a CDS encoding ABC transporter ATP-binding protein: MATTTPRPQHHPTSDAGLLRAATRHSAARCTVLALCTVAAAGASLLLPLAIGRALDAVLTGHATGGATGDGGSDATRWILVCAALIGVSALLDAVDGVVTGTTNARTTAWLRGRVARHVLAVGPRTTARFAHGDLVARLVDNAAHAGIAPATLAGLLAALVTPVGAVVALVLIDGLLAVVFIAGVPVLVLLLRAFVRVSSDCVARYQRVQGDIAGRLSEAIGGARTIAAARTEDKEAARVLGALPELTRQGHRMWRAQGRSQAQAVMVAPVLQLAVVAVAGHLLLQHRVTVGELLAASRYAVLATGIGMLVGQLGGLVRARAAARRLGEVLAEPETAYGAAELPAGGGLLEMRGIKMTRGGRTVLDGVDLTVPAGGTLAVVGRSGAGKSLLASLAGRLADPDEGDVRLDGVPLRSLGRAELRREVGYAFERPALLGATLEDTIGFGAPRPAPARIREAAGAARADTFITRLPDGYATPCAQAPLSGGEVQRLGLARAFARGGRLLILDDAMSSLDTVTEHHIAEALLHRTPHRSRLIIAHRATTAARADAVAWLHEGRIRAVGRHEELWERAEYREVFGA, encoded by the coding sequence ATGGCGACGACGACCCCCCGTCCGCAGCACCACCCCACATCCGACGCCGGCCTGTTGCGCGCCGCGACCCGCCACAGTGCCGCCCGCTGCACGGTGCTGGCCCTGTGCACCGTCGCGGCCGCGGGCGCGAGCCTGCTGCTGCCGCTCGCGATCGGCCGCGCCCTGGACGCCGTTCTGACCGGCCATGCGACCGGCGGCGCGACCGGTGACGGCGGATCCGACGCCACCCGCTGGATCCTCGTGTGCGCGGCGCTGATCGGCGTCAGCGCCCTCCTCGACGCCGTCGACGGCGTCGTCACCGGGACCACCAACGCCCGCACCACGGCCTGGCTGCGCGGCCGCGTCGCACGCCATGTGCTCGCCGTCGGCCCGCGCACCACCGCACGCTTCGCCCACGGCGACCTGGTGGCCCGCCTCGTCGACAACGCCGCACACGCGGGCATCGCGCCCGCCACCTTGGCCGGGCTGCTCGCCGCCCTGGTCACACCCGTCGGCGCCGTGGTGGCCCTCGTCCTGATCGACGGCCTGCTCGCCGTGGTGTTCATCGCCGGGGTGCCCGTACTCGTCCTGCTCCTGCGAGCGTTCGTGCGCGTCTCGTCGGACTGCGTGGCGCGCTACCAGCGGGTCCAGGGGGACATCGCGGGCCGCCTGAGCGAGGCGATCGGCGGGGCCAGGACGATCGCGGCCGCGCGAACCGAGGACAAGGAGGCGGCGCGCGTCCTCGGGGCGCTGCCCGAACTCACCCGCCAGGGACACCGGATGTGGCGGGCCCAGGGCCGCTCCCAGGCGCAGGCGGTCATGGTCGCGCCGGTCCTGCAGCTGGCGGTCGTAGCCGTCGCGGGCCACCTTCTTCTCCAACACCGCGTCACCGTCGGAGAGTTGCTTGCCGCATCCCGGTACGCGGTGCTCGCCACCGGGATCGGGATGCTCGTCGGACAGCTGGGCGGCCTGGTGCGGGCGAGGGCGGCCGCGCGGCGTCTGGGAGAGGTGCTCGCGGAACCGGAGACCGCGTACGGTGCAGCCGAACTCCCCGCAGGCGGAGGGCTGTTGGAGATGCGCGGGATCAAGATGACACGCGGTGGGCGTACCGTGCTCGACGGCGTCGACCTGACGGTGCCCGCGGGCGGCACGCTCGCCGTGGTCGGCCGTTCCGGCGCGGGCAAGTCGCTGCTCGCCTCCCTCGCGGGGCGGCTCGCCGACCCCGACGAAGGGGACGTACGCCTCGACGGCGTCCCGCTGCGCTCGCTCGGCCGCGCCGAGCTGCGCCGCGAGGTCGGCTACGCCTTCGAGCGCCCCGCGCTGCTCGGCGCGACCCTGGAGGACACGATCGGCTTCGGCGCCCCGCGCCCGGCCCCCGCCCGCATCCGCGAAGCGGCCGGCGCGGCCCGCGCCGACACCTTCATCACCCGCCTCCCCGACGGCTACGCCACCCCCTGCGCCCAGGCGCCGCTGTCCGGCGGCGAGGTCCAACGCCTCGGTCTGGCAAGGGCGTTCGCGCGCGGCGGGCGGCTGCTGATCCTGGACGACGCGATGTCGAGCCTGGACACCGTGACGGAACACCACATCGCCGAGGCCCTGCTCCACCGCACCCCGCACCGCAGCCGCCTGATCATCGCCCACCGGGCCACGACGGCGGCCCGCGCGGACGCGGTGGCCTGGCTGCACGAGGGCCGGATCCGGGCGGTGGGGAGGCATGAGGAGCTGTGGGAGCGGGCGGAGTACAGGGAGGTGTTCGGCGCGTGA